Proteins from a genomic interval of Thunnus thynnus chromosome 5, fThuThy2.1, whole genome shotgun sequence:
- the LOC137183452 gene encoding ethanolamine kinase 1-like: MDSNSVCARDKLLHIDIHIDENEPQRGILDLLSRLRPHWKAQDIQMKTFTEGITNQLLGCYVGSLQEPGCVLVRLYGRMTELYVNRDREVEMFQVFHAHSCGPEIYCSFQNGICYEFVRGTVLDDELLRQPSIYRLIAAEMGRIHSIQPKCGQPVEPLLWTKMSHFLKLVQNDINSSPVEQRCTKSSVSLQELPSFETLSVEIESLKRHLSQIDSPTVLCHNDLLTKNIIYNHKEGMVKFIDYEYADYNYQAFDIGNHFNEFAGVNDVDYSLYPSRELQRDWLTAYLESYKHSTGREVTVTEAEVSQLYIQVCKFSLASNFFWGLWAILQSRYSSIDFDFQRYATARLNYYFEKKEEYFALTMS, encoded by the exons ATGGACAGTAATTCTGTGTGTGCTAGGGATAAGCTTCTCCACATCGATATCCATATAGATGAAAATGAACCTCAAAGAGGCATCCTGGACCTCCTCAGCAGACTCCGTCCTCACTGGAAGGCGCAGGACATTCAGATGAAG ACATTCACAGAAGGCATCACCAACCAGCTGCTTGGCTGTTATGTAGGCTCTCTTCAGGAGCCTGGCTGTGTTCTGGTGCGACTGTATGGAAGAATGACGGAGCTTTATGTGAACCGGGACCGGGAGGTGGAGATGTTCCAGGTCTTCCACGCCCACAGCTGTGGTCCGGAGATATACTGCAGCTTCCAGAATGGCATCTGTTATGAGTTTGTCAGAGGAACAGTGCTGGATGATGAGCTCCTCCGACAACCCTCCATATACAG ATTGATCGCAGCAGAAATGGGGAGAATCCACTCGATCCAGCCAAAATGTGGTCAGCCTGTTGAACCTCTGCTCTGGACAAAAATGTCTCACTTTCTCAAACTGGTGCAGAACGATATCAACAGCAGCCCGGTCGAGCAGCGGTGCACAAAAAG TTCTGTGTCTCTACAAGAGTTGCCGAGCTTTGAGACTTTGTCAGTGGAAATAGAGTCACTGAAACGACACCTCTCGCAGATTGACTCGCCAACTGTCCTCTGTCACAATGACCTTCTCACAAAAAACATCATCTACAACCACAAAGAGG GAATGGTGAAATTCATTGACTATGAGTACGCCGATTACAACTACCAGGCCTTCGATATTGGCAATCACTTCAACGAATTTGCTG GTGTGAATGATGTTGACTACAGCCTCTACCCCAGCCGTGAGCTGCAGAGAGACTGGCTGACAGCCTATCTGGAGAGTTACAAGCACAGCACTGGACGTGAGGTCACTGTTACAGAGGCAGAAGTTTCACAACTCTACATACAAGTCTGCAAATTCTCACTG GCTTCAAACTTCTTCTGGGGTCTCTGGGCCATCCTGCAGTCACGATACTCCTCGATTGACTTTGACTTCCAAAG